The Fusarium falciforme chromosome 8, complete sequence region GTATTTAATTTGCAGTGAAGAAATCCTgaagttattatcttaaaacATAACGAACGTTCCAACCGGTCGGTCGGTTTATTGAAGTCGAGCCTCCCTCTACGTGGTTTAATATTGCAGTGAAGGCGTCGAGACGACTGTCCCGATTGCCCGGTTTGCTAAAGCCGAGTCTCCCATAATGTGGGTTAAAATTGCAGTGCAGACCAAGGCCGACCAACAAAACTTTGGCCTCCCTCCGTGCGGGTTAAATTTGCAGTGAAAAGAGGTTCGCAGATGTGATGGCCGATGTACTCGCCAAAGTTACAGCTAAAGTTACAGCTGGAGTAACACTCAATGTTTGCCCTTCATCCAATGATGGCTGAGCTTCTGCCATAGGACATTGACTCAAGCGCACCGAAATGGAAGCCACCCATGGGTGAGACACGCTCATTTCAGCTGTTCTGAACAATCGACAACATTGACAAAGGCCTGGGAATTCTCATAGTATAGGCCTTGGTTGCCCACAACCTTAACTTGGTGGGTAGATCCCCAATCCAGGGTTTGCTGGGTACTCTCTAGTTCTATGTGCCGTGTAAACAATGAGAAATGAGTTATCTGCTTAAAAGGTTATGTAAAATTGAAAGGGATCCGCGGAGGGCATTGTTGTGCTTGGGTTAAGCTTTGGGAGTTCCCATTGTTCTCACTCTACTGCCAAGAGTCCATGTTCTACTGAACATTCTTGAGAATACATGTTTGTGGGTAATGTTCTGTACTCAATGACGCTTGTTCTCTAACAAACAACCTTCATTGTTCCTCAACCCACTAAACCACTACTCCTATCCCTATTTAACTCTCCAACTACACATCCTGAACTAACCATCACAGCCTCCAAAATCTCTCCGCACGAGAGATCAAGGTAACTCCCATGGCCCCCTGCAACACACACCAAAACACCCCTTTTACACCCCCTTTCCGCAAGATCCCCTCGTATCACCACCTCACAACTCGCGAGGAAGAGTCCCCAACAGAATTTCACATCATCGCCTTGGTAGTTATCTTTGGAGTCGTagtcctcctcttcctctttgtcTTCATCATGTCCTTCGCCCCCTGGCGCAAAATCTCCAGGAGGGCACAGTATGAGCAGGTTGATCAGGAAGAGGCACACGAACTAGAAGGGAACGAACGCCAGGACTGGCCTCTCATCGTTGACACCCATCCAGTGAACCCCCGGCGTCCCTGTTTGGAGGAACAGATTCGCAAGCTATGGGAGTCTTCACGCGAAAAGCAGCGTTCCCCCGCGCGAGTGGCAAAGACTCGAGACTCGATGGACCTGAATGACTTTGATGATGTCGACTTGGCAACTCCTTGGAAGAAGGATCAGACGTATGACCCAAAGACAAACTACAAGGACGATGTGGAGGACAAGGGGGAACGAAAATGGGTTAAGCAGCCGGTCAAGGGACAGGGAGCTAATCACAAGACTAGCGATGAAAACGCGAGTAACAAATCGACCAACGCCAAGAAATTGGCTTGAACTCGTATCAGACCGCATAGCCTATTATCTTCAGGGCCTGTATATTAGCAATCGACTCTTTAACACCTTGTCTCATCTTCGCACAGCAACCGCTCATTCCTCATCTAATGCTACCTCGTCTCTCATCCTAGCATACATCATCCCCCTGAGCCAACAATACGATTAACGTTGCAGCTGTTTCATGATATCCTTCTGATATCCCCTGTAGCTCCTCCAGGACAGCAATAAAGGCAGCTGAGCACACCCAGCAGGTAATGTAGATGCGCACCCGCGCGCCAGAAGATACCCATGTGATTTATCTATCCTTGAGAGGTTATCCCGACCTCTCCATTATCcgtaaagtataataagacaATTGAGTTTAGTGCAGAAGCAGAGTCAGTAAGCAAtaaggaagggaagggagtCGACCCAGTGGTGTGTAAGACAAAGGGAAAGTCGCGCGCATCAAAGGCAAGTTACAAGGACAGTTTTACTATTTCATTCTTCCTAGCTGACTGTAGATAAGCCGGCCAGTAGGCGCATCATGTGGCGCCTGCGATGCTGTTCTTCCAGCTCGCGGTGTATGGTTCGTCATTGTTGTCGGGTATCTCGACGTGATAACATAAGATGGCCTGTCTGAGACATGGTCTAGACGTAGTCTTGGTAGGATGCGTATCATCACACAGACTGATATAACAATAGGGGCTCGCCGACGTTTTCGATTTCGGGGATTGTGCACTTGAGGTCGAATGCCTTGGATAGTACGATCTTGAAGATCTATAATGGTCAGTGGTGCATCAATGGAAACCTTACGGGACTCACCTTTTGCACGTTGATGCTATGACTTGTACTTGAAAAGATCAAGGCTGCtctcatggccttggcaaaCCGTCTCGCCTATTTCCGTTAGTCAAATCAACATGATGGACCGCCCAACGCACCTGATTTGAGATCTCTTCTTGGTCCTGGGGAGGAAAGTTGACAAAATGATCATACTTGGTTCCCACAAGGATGGGAATTGCCGTTTTGTTGAAACCCCGTCCCTGGCGATACCACTCCTTGATGCTGTTCAGGGTGCTCTTGCGTGTGAGGTCAAACATGAAGAGTATGGCGACGGCGTCGTTGCATACTAGCGGCAGCATGTTGACGAATTCTCTTTGACCGCCCAAGTCCCAGATGGAAAAGGTGATTTCTGTATTACGGATGGAAATTGTCTTTTCCATAAAGTTGACGCCCAGGGTCTGAATGTAGTCCTCGTCCCAGCTGCCCTCGACGTACTTGACCATGAGCGACGTCTTGCCGATCTGGGCATCGCCCACCATGCCAACCTTGATCACAACATGGTTACGGCCGTTGGATGAAGGTTCGCCTGCGCCTTGCCGATAGTCATTGTAGGCCTGGTGTGCGGGGTTGGACAGGCCGCTAGCTGGTCGGGAGATTGGAGGCGCCGGTTGGACAGGAGGGGTGTATCTGGCCGAAGGATCCTCCTCTGGTTTGGGACTATTGGCGAGGCCCTGGTCGAGGGATGTGCTCTGTTGATGACGGAAACCGTTGCTGCTGGAGGCGACATGCGGAGAGCCCTCGATACCGCCTAGAGTGTCGTCGGGGACTTCACGTGGGGGAGGAACCTCGGTCTCCATGGTGtcgacggcgatgacggGAGCGTCGGGAGGGGGAGGAATGGGGTCGGGGATGGTGGCCGTGGCCGCGGTGATCGTTGAGTCGTCCAGGGTGAATAGCAGTCGATGTCGCGATGGGGAGAGTAGTGGTCAAGGCTGAGTGAAGCAGCGGTTGGATGGAGGCGAAGGAGCGTGTGGGGGGTCGAAATGAGCGAGAGTCAAGGTCGGTAGAGAACGTGGTTGGAGCGGACGAGGCGCCTATAGCGGTCGGAAGAAGACAAGGACAGACTGGTCAAGAGCTTGTTCGAGGCATGAAGCTGAGATGGAGTCGGCAGAGTAGCGTAGCGTAGCAGTGGGGAGTAGTAGCGGCGGCAGTgggagctgagctgaggccCAGGCCAGGCACTCGTCGGTAAGTGGTCGTGTGTGCTCCGAGAAGGCTGTCGGTGGCGGAAGCAAAGAGACTCCACGGGATCGTGTCTGGGGCCTAGGGACTCGAAACGAAAAGCCACCCGACAGGCTCAAGAGGGGGAAAACAGACAGGACAGGCTGTAGGGAGCCGACGTGGTGGCGGACCTAGTGAGACAAGGTCTCGGAGGGGGTtacgaggagatgatggatccAGGCCTGGAAGGTAGACGGCGGTagggagagaaagagggAGACGCCTGGACTGACAGTCAGTCAATCTCTGGCGACAAGAACTTGAAGTGAAGGGACCGAAAGGGACTGACAAGGGGCGAGGGCGATGGCTATTCGTCGCTGGGCTTTTGGAagaggtgatggtggtgagccTCTCACTTGGCCTGGGCGGTTGCGAGTCCCGGGACGGAATTTCAAGGCACCGGTTAAGCCACACGGGCAGGAGATTTGACTTATGCTGCGCTGTGATGGAGTCGCTGCAgcaggaagagaaagaaaaaagagaaaagagaagagaatggAAATTCAAGACACggctctctctcctctctgaTCCACCCCGCCCGAGTCGGTCGATTAGAGTTGGCTAGACCTTAGTTCAGCCCGTGTTGTTAATGATGGCGGCCTTTGACCTCTGGGCCATGTGGAGTGGAGTTTTTGCTGCTGTTTAGTTTCGGGAGACGACGCGTTACAGAGCTAAACGCTCAGGGCGCGTCTGCGACGAATGGTTGGTTGAGACACGGGGCAGATGGCTGGCTGACGAGCAAACAATGATGCAATTGGAGCCAAACAGTCTGGATCACAATGACTCGGTTTTATCTGAGCATTGTCTCGTAGCAAACAACTTTGAGCAGACAGCCTTTACATGCTTTAGAGCACGGATAGTGGCTATCCTTTGGGTATCATTTACCATCAGCCCAACTCATCATGCATCGTCAGTAAACAAGCAACCAATGTTTTCATGTTGTTTGTTTGCATCCGCCTGTGCGACATCATCGCTTGGTCAATTGGCCCCATGCCGCACGTACATATAGCTGCCTGCCTCCACGGATAAGCAAGAAGTCTTGATCTCGGGATCATCGTCATGCAGAGCCAACTCATCACAGCTGTCACTCTTGATGCTCATCAGATCTAATCTTGACTCAAAAGACCCTTGACCCTGCATCTGTTTATACATGTTGCAAGTAAACAACTTGACCATGTTGACTTGTGAAACTTGTCCATTGTCCGATCCCTGATTGGTTCAGCTCACTCCGTCAAACATGTGCATCATGAACAAAACTCACACACACGGGTCCCGTGCTGACTAAGCTTCCGGGTTCAACCTCCGAAAACCTGCCGCTCGGCCCTTGTTCTCCGTAGTGCCGTTCCATTCGGTTGCTTGCGGGCAGAGCTTGTGAGAACTTGACTGATATCACCAACTCGGCAGATCTCGTCCAACCCCTCTCACCAACCCATCCACTCTCCCACACTCACAATGGCCTCAATTGCCCGGTCCCTGCGCGTCGCTGCGCCTCTGGCCAAGGCTTTTGCCCCTCGCGCTGCTCCCATGGCCCGTTCCTCCATGCGAGCATTCTCCACCACCAAGCTGAGTGAGTTGCGCCCATCTCTCTACAATT contains the following coding sequences:
- a CDS encoding Septum-promoting GTP-binding protein 1, translated to METEVPPPREVPDDTLGGIEGSPHVASSSNGFRHQQSTSLDQGLANSPKPEEDPSARYTPPVQPAPPISRPASGLSNPAHQAYNDYRQGAGEPSSNGRNHVVIKVGMVGDAQIGKTSLMVKYVEGSWDEDYIQTLGVNFMEKTISIRNTEITFSIWDLGGQREFVNMLPLVCNDAVAILFMFDLTRKSTLNSIKEWYRQGRGFNKTAIPILVGTKYDHFVNFPPQDQEEISNQARRFAKAMRAALIFSSTSHSINVQKIFKIVLSKAFDLKCTIPEIENVGEPLLLYQSV